In one window of Legionella fallonii LLAP-10 DNA:
- a CDS encoding DUF2254 domain-containing protein — MSKYHYNKYDTDERVGTDLRLVVLGICLLISGLFAITIFIDIQAHKGAIFLPIWLSIGNIDDARVMLSSILSTVSTVLGLVFSVVLLVLSMAASQFGPRLLRRFILDHNGQGTIGLFSATFLFSLSTLVVVRVENGHEFIPQITTLTAIVLMIFSFAALIAFSQSIRKGIQAGNLIARVATDLSGSISSYIELRKARIADNTRFSADKGLSIVRQQCIDDGHPILALNAGYLQNINYDKLVDIMSSHDTCIAFKVHPGNFIIKGTVLAFLLSANKDGSLAKKINSTLSIGPNRTLTQDPEFAFAQIVEIGIRALSAAINDTFTGIACVDWLSNDILSLAELEETEEAWRDKMGNIRIIDVSVKFPRMVAAAFDMMRESGADNPAILIRMLQNFTRIGPQLKNNEQRAAIMRQVKAIHELALLQSFTQTDLKDILECYNNACESLLFDSA, encoded by the coding sequence TTGTCAAAATATCATTATAATAAATACGATACGGATGAACGGGTAGGGACTGATCTGCGCTTGGTCGTTCTGGGTATCTGTCTACTCATTTCAGGCCTATTTGCCATCACTATTTTCATTGATATCCAAGCTCATAAGGGAGCTATTTTCCTGCCAATATGGCTTTCCATAGGTAATATTGATGATGCTCGAGTAATGCTTAGTTCTATTTTGAGTACAGTAAGTACTGTTTTAGGCCTAGTGTTTTCTGTGGTGCTTTTAGTTCTCTCTATGGCAGCAAGTCAGTTTGGGCCACGACTCTTACGTCGGTTCATTTTGGATCATAATGGTCAAGGTACAATAGGGTTGTTTTCTGCCACCTTTTTATTCAGCCTTTCTACATTAGTTGTTGTACGCGTTGAAAACGGACATGAATTTATTCCGCAGATTACTACCTTAACGGCTATAGTTTTAATGATTTTTTCGTTCGCTGCTTTAATCGCCTTTAGTCAAAGTATTCGTAAAGGAATACAAGCGGGTAATCTTATTGCACGGGTTGCTACCGATCTCAGTGGCTCCATTAGTTCTTATATAGAGCTTAGAAAAGCACGTATAGCCGATAATACTCGCTTTTCGGCAGACAAAGGGCTTTCCATTGTGCGACAACAATGTATTGATGACGGGCATCCTATTCTTGCTCTCAATGCGGGGTATTTACAAAACATTAATTATGATAAATTAGTAGATATCATGTCGTCACACGATACCTGTATTGCGTTTAAGGTTCATCCAGGGAATTTTATTATTAAAGGGACTGTACTGGCATTTCTACTTTCAGCAAATAAAGATGGATCTTTGGCTAAAAAAATTAATAGTACTTTAAGCATTGGGCCAAACCGAACGCTCACTCAAGATCCTGAGTTTGCTTTCGCTCAAATTGTTGAAATTGGTATACGTGCTTTAAGTGCTGCAATAAATGACACGTTTACCGGCATTGCTTGTGTGGATTGGCTATCTAATGACATATTGTCCTTAGCTGAGCTTGAAGAAACAGAAGAAGCTTGGCGAGATAAGATGGGTAATATTCGTATTATTGATGTTTCCGTTAAATTTCCCCGGATGGTAGCGGCGGCATTTGATATGATGCGTGAATCAGGTGCCGATAATCCCGCAATTTTAATACGCATGCTGCAAAACTTTACCCGCATAGGGCCACAATTGAAAAATAATGAACAACGCGCTGCCATAATGCGCCAGGTCAAGGCCATACATGAATTGGCTCTACTCCAATCGTTCACTCAAACTGACTTAAAGGATATTCTCGAATGCTACAACAACGCGTGCGAGAGCTTGTTATTTGATTCTGCTTAA
- a CDS encoding tyrosine-type recombinase/integrase, translating into MKLKLLPLFDNLTHLHKNHENVCIPEPRFQNDFNYTLSFLKSYTGSQGTFNSYRREAERLLQWSWFIKNKTVDELKRDDIEQYIHFCLNPPKSWISLKKVPRFIEKDGRRIPNEEWRPFVVSISKSAKKSGQSASIEQFSLSQGATQEIFAILSTLFNFLIAEEYLVSNPVALIRQKSKFIRKRQQNSPIRRLSLVQWDAVLQAAESLAEESPEKHERTRFMLSLLFGMYLRISELAASDRWIPSMNDFAKDSNGHWWFTTVGKGNKERQIAVSDAMLESLTRWRLFLGLTPLPSPADNSPLLPRIRGNGPLSDTAPIRRIIQRCFDFAAEQLRHQGHAEEADNLAAATVHWLRHTGISEDVKVRPREHVRDDAGHSSSATTDRYIDIEKQARYQSARKKKIEPSEESR; encoded by the coding sequence ATGAAACTTAAATTACTGCCCTTATTTGATAATTTGACTCATTTACACAAGAACCATGAAAATGTATGCATACCAGAACCGCGTTTTCAGAATGACTTTAATTACACATTAAGTTTTCTGAAAAGTTATACTGGTAGCCAGGGAACGTTTAACAGTTATCGAAGAGAGGCTGAACGTTTACTGCAATGGTCTTGGTTCATTAAAAATAAAACAGTAGATGAATTAAAGCGTGATGATATAGAGCAATACATTCATTTTTGTCTAAATCCACCAAAATCTTGGATTAGCCTAAAAAAAGTTCCTCGCTTTATTGAAAAAGATGGAAGACGCATTCCCAATGAAGAATGGAGGCCATTTGTTGTCTCTATTAGCAAATCAGCGAAAAAGAGTGGGCAAAGTGCGAGCATTGAACAATTCAGTTTATCTCAAGGGGCAACTCAAGAAATATTTGCTATTTTAAGTACTTTATTTAATTTTTTAATTGCCGAAGAATACTTAGTATCCAACCCTGTTGCTCTTATAAGACAAAAAAGTAAATTTATTCGCAAACGACAACAAAACTCTCCTATCCGACGGCTCAGCTTAGTGCAATGGGATGCTGTTTTACAAGCAGCAGAATCTTTGGCTGAAGAATCTCCGGAAAAACATGAAAGAACCCGATTTATGCTCAGTCTTTTATTTGGCATGTATTTACGAATTTCTGAACTTGCAGCCAGTGATAGGTGGATTCCAAGCATGAATGACTTCGCTAAAGACAGTAATGGGCATTGGTGGTTTACAACTGTAGGTAAAGGGAATAAAGAACGACAAATCGCAGTCAGTGACGCTATGTTAGAGAGTTTAACGCGTTGGCGCTTATTTTTAGGCTTAACTCCCCTGCCTTCCCCAGCTGATAACTCCCCTCTCCTCCCTAGAATCCGCGGTAATGGGCCACTCAGCGACACAGCCCCCATAAGACGAATTATTCAACGTTGTTTTGATTTCGCAGCAGAACAACTTAGACATCAGGGTCATGCGGAAGAAGCAGACAACTTAGCTGCAGCCACGGTGCATTGGCTCAGGCATACAGGGATTTCTGAGGATGTAAAAGTCCGCCCTAGAGAACATGTTCGTGATGATGCCGGTCATAGTTCTAGTGCAACAACAGATCGCTATATAGATATAGAAAAGCAAGCACGTTATCAGTCAGCGCGAAAAAAGAAAATAGAACCGAGTGAAGAAAGCCGCTAG